Proteins encoded within one genomic window of Gallus gallus isolate bGalGal1 chromosome 1, bGalGal1.mat.broiler.GRCg7b, whole genome shotgun sequence:
- the ZDHHC23 gene encoding palmitoyltransferase ZDHHC23: MEEPLCCCEYVDRRGERNHLAACCCDCEELDESCDRWLTCRSLPPGALERIADTVADRCRVPWFAGAVKINVSLVPPMVLLPVFLHIAALHFLLGLVVLTSLPAVVLWYYYLTHRRKERTLFFLSLGLFSLGYMYYVFLQEVVPRGHVGYSQVVLLTCGLILMLVALSRAKKDPGYLPISTSVDKPSQQAFPSKSVRGSSNGLHGAAAGGHSVNGETKGYSRVLAEEREGVKMDWCVKCQLVRPARAGHCRLCGRCVRRLDHHCVWINSCVGEQNHQAFILALFFFMLTSLYGIMLTLDTICRGRTPFTALFYCPGAYSDYSSALSFTCVWYCAIVTAGMGYILLIQLLNISYNVTEREARLALRDNAGRRLLGGLVIDTGQYNRGFLCNWGHFLSLGSPPQQRSAEDIV; encoded by the exons ATGGAGGAGCCGCTGTGCTGCTGCGAGTACGTGGACCGGAGGGGTGAGCGGAACCACCTGGCGGCGTGCTGCTGCGACTGCGAGGAGCTGGACGAGAGCTGCGACAG GTGGCTGACCTGCAGATCCCTGCCCCCAGGAGCGCTGGAGAGGATCGCCGACACCGTTGCGGACCGGTGCCGTGTCCCTTGGTTTGCCGGGGCCGTGAAGATTAACGTCAGCCTCGTGCCGCCGATGGTCCTGCTCCCCGTCTTCCTGCATATCGCAGCTCTGCACTtcctgctggggctggtggTGCTGACATCGCTTCCCGCCGTGGTGCTGTGGTATTACTACCTCACCCACAGGAGGAAGGAGCGGactcttttcttcctgagcCTGGGACTGTTCTCCCTGGGCTACATGTACTATGTTTTCCTGCAGGAGGTGGTTCCTCGAGGCCACGTGGGGTATTCCCAAGTGGTACTTCTTACCTGTGGGCTAATTCTTATGCTTGTGGCTTTGTCGCGAGCCAAGAAAGACCCTGGCTACCTTCCCATCTCAACAAGTGTTGACAAGCCATCGCAGCAGGCTTTTCCCAGCAAGAGTGTTCGAGGGAGCTCCAATGGgctccatggagctgctgccGGTGGCCATTCTGTGAATGGGGAGACCAAAGGCTACTCCAGAGTGCTGGCTGAGGAGCGAGAAGGTGTGAAAATGGACTGGTGTGTCAAGTGCCAGCTGGTCAGGCCGGCCCGGGCAGGGCACTGCCGGCTGTGTGGCAGGTGTGTGAGGAGACTGGATCATCACTGTGTCTG gATTAACAGCTGTGTAGGGGAGCAGAACCACCAAGCATTCATCCTTGCACTGTTCTTCTTCATGCTCACCTCTCTGTATGGAATTATGCTGACTCTAGACACCATCTGTAGGGGACGAACCCCATTCACAGCATTGTTCTACTGCCCTGGGGCCTATTCTGACTACAG ctctgctctgtcgTTCACCTGTGTGTGGTACTGTGCTATTGTAACAGCTGGCATGGGATACATCCTCCTTATCCAGCTGTTGAACATCAGCTACAACGTGACTGAGAGGGAAGCTCGGCTGGCTCTGCGGGACAACGCTGGGCGCAGGCTCCTGGGTGGGTTAGTGATAGACACTGGCCAATATAACAGGGGCTTTCTATGCAACTGGGGCCATTTCTTGAGTCTGGGCTCTCCCCCCCAGCAGCGCTCTGCTGAAGACATTGTGTGA
- the ZDHHC23 gene encoding palmitoyltransferase ZDHHC23 isoform X7, whose translation MKEERGEQPWLTCRSLPPGALERIADTVADRCRVPWFAGAVKINVSLVPPMVLLPVFLHIAALHFLLGLVVLTSLPAVVLWYYYLTHRRKERTLFFLSLGLFSLGYMYYVFLQEVVPRGHVGYSQVVLLTCGLILMLVALSRAKKDPGYLPISTSVDKPSQQAFPSKSVRGSSNGLHGAAAGGHSVNGETKGYSRVLAEEREGVKMDWCVKCQLVRPARAGHCRLCGRCVRRLDHHCVWINSCVGEQNHQAFILALFFFMLTSLYGIMLTLDTICRGRTPFTALFYCPGAYSDYSSALSFTCVWYCAIVTAGMGYILLIQLLNISYNVTEREARLALRDNAGRRLLGGLVIDTGQYNRGFLCNWGHFLSLGSPPQQRSAEDIV comes from the exons ATGAAGGAGGAAAGGGGCGAGCAGCC GTGGCTGACCTGCAGATCCCTGCCCCCAGGAGCGCTGGAGAGGATCGCCGACACCGTTGCGGACCGGTGCCGTGTCCCTTGGTTTGCCGGGGCCGTGAAGATTAACGTCAGCCTCGTGCCGCCGATGGTCCTGCTCCCCGTCTTCCTGCATATCGCAGCTCTGCACTtcctgctggggctggtggTGCTGACATCGCTTCCCGCCGTGGTGCTGTGGTATTACTACCTCACCCACAGGAGGAAGGAGCGGactcttttcttcctgagcCTGGGACTGTTCTCCCTGGGCTACATGTACTATGTTTTCCTGCAGGAGGTGGTTCCTCGAGGCCACGTGGGGTATTCCCAAGTGGTACTTCTTACCTGTGGGCTAATTCTTATGCTTGTGGCTTTGTCGCGAGCCAAGAAAGACCCTGGCTACCTTCCCATCTCAACAAGTGTTGACAAGCCATCGCAGCAGGCTTTTCCCAGCAAGAGTGTTCGAGGGAGCTCCAATGGgctccatggagctgctgccGGTGGCCATTCTGTGAATGGGGAGACCAAAGGCTACTCCAGAGTGCTGGCTGAGGAGCGAGAAGGTGTGAAAATGGACTGGTGTGTCAAGTGCCAGCTGGTCAGGCCGGCCCGGGCAGGGCACTGCCGGCTGTGTGGCAGGTGTGTGAGGAGACTGGATCATCACTGTGTCTG gATTAACAGCTGTGTAGGGGAGCAGAACCACCAAGCATTCATCCTTGCACTGTTCTTCTTCATGCTCACCTCTCTGTATGGAATTATGCTGACTCTAGACACCATCTGTAGGGGACGAACCCCATTCACAGCATTGTTCTACTGCCCTGGGGCCTATTCTGACTACAG ctctgctctgtcgTTCACCTGTGTGTGGTACTGTGCTATTGTAACAGCTGGCATGGGATACATCCTCCTTATCCAGCTGTTGAACATCAGCTACAACGTGACTGAGAGGGAAGCTCGGCTGGCTCTGCGGGACAACGCTGGGCGCAGGCTCCTGGGTGGGTTAGTGATAGACACTGGCCAATATAACAGGGGCTTTCTATGCAACTGGGGCCATTTCTTGAGTCTGGGCTCTCCCCCCCAGCAGCGCTCTGCTGAAGACATTGTGTGA
- the ZDHHC23 gene encoding palmitoyltransferase ZDHHC23 isoform X2, producing the protein MEEPLCCCEYVDRRGERNHLAACCCDCEELDESCDRWLTCRSLPPGALERIADTVADRCRVPWFAGAVKINVSLVPPMVLLPVFLHIAALHFLLGLVVLTSLPAVVLWYYYLTHRRKERTLFFLSLGLFSLGYMYYVFLQEVVPRGHVGYSQVVLLTCGLILMLVALSRAKKDPGYLPISTSVDKPSQQAFPSKSVRGSSNGLHGAAAGGHSVNGETKGYSRVLAEEREGVKMDWCVKCQLVRPARAGHCRLCGRCVRRLDHHCVWINSCVGEQNHQAFILALFFFMLTSLYGIMLTLDTICRGRTPFTALFYCPGAYSDYSMCMLFQYGQRWADNSQKTSIWCFFSSLPLSLRILAL; encoded by the exons ATGGAGGAGCCGCTGTGCTGCTGCGAGTACGTGGACCGGAGGGGTGAGCGGAACCACCTGGCGGCGTGCTGCTGCGACTGCGAGGAGCTGGACGAGAGCTGCGACAG GTGGCTGACCTGCAGATCCCTGCCCCCAGGAGCGCTGGAGAGGATCGCCGACACCGTTGCGGACCGGTGCCGTGTCCCTTGGTTTGCCGGGGCCGTGAAGATTAACGTCAGCCTCGTGCCGCCGATGGTCCTGCTCCCCGTCTTCCTGCATATCGCAGCTCTGCACTtcctgctggggctggtggTGCTGACATCGCTTCCCGCCGTGGTGCTGTGGTATTACTACCTCACCCACAGGAGGAAGGAGCGGactcttttcttcctgagcCTGGGACTGTTCTCCCTGGGCTACATGTACTATGTTTTCCTGCAGGAGGTGGTTCCTCGAGGCCACGTGGGGTATTCCCAAGTGGTACTTCTTACCTGTGGGCTAATTCTTATGCTTGTGGCTTTGTCGCGAGCCAAGAAAGACCCTGGCTACCTTCCCATCTCAACAAGTGTTGACAAGCCATCGCAGCAGGCTTTTCCCAGCAAGAGTGTTCGAGGGAGCTCCAATGGgctccatggagctgctgccGGTGGCCATTCTGTGAATGGGGAGACCAAAGGCTACTCCAGAGTGCTGGCTGAGGAGCGAGAAGGTGTGAAAATGGACTGGTGTGTCAAGTGCCAGCTGGTCAGGCCGGCCCGGGCAGGGCACTGCCGGCTGTGTGGCAGGTGTGTGAGGAGACTGGATCATCACTGTGTCTG gATTAACAGCTGTGTAGGGGAGCAGAACCACCAAGCATTCATCCTTGCACTGTTCTTCTTCATGCTCACCTCTCTGTATGGAATTATGCTGACTCTAGACACCATCTGTAGGGGACGAACCCCATTCACAGCATTGTTCTACTGCCCTGGGGCCTATTCTGACTACAG CATGTGCATGCTGTTCCAGTATGGCCAGAGATGGGCAGATAACTCACAGAAGACAAGCATCTGGTGCTTCTTCTCCAGCCTACCATTGTCTCTGAGAATCTTAG CTTTGTAA
- the ZDHHC23 gene encoding palmitoyltransferase ZDHHC23 isoform X3 produces the protein MEEPLCCCEYVDRRGERNHLAACCCDCEELDESCDRWLTCRSLPPGALERIADTVADRCRVPWFAGAVKINVSLVPPMVLLPVFLHIAALHFLLGLVVLTSLPAVVLWYYYLTHRRKERTLFFLSLGLFSLGYMYYVFLQEVVPRGHVGYSQVVLLTCGLILMLVALSRAKKDPGYLPISTSVDKPSQQAFPSKSVRGSSNGLHGAAAGGHSVNGETKGYSRVLAEEREGVKMDWCVKCQLVRPARAGHCRLCGRCVRRLDHHCVWINSCVGEQNHQAFILALFFFMLTSLYGIMLTLDTICRGRTPFTALFYCPGAYSDYSMCMLFQYGQRWADNSQKTSIWCFFSSLPLSLRILGP, from the exons ATGGAGGAGCCGCTGTGCTGCTGCGAGTACGTGGACCGGAGGGGTGAGCGGAACCACCTGGCGGCGTGCTGCTGCGACTGCGAGGAGCTGGACGAGAGCTGCGACAG GTGGCTGACCTGCAGATCCCTGCCCCCAGGAGCGCTGGAGAGGATCGCCGACACCGTTGCGGACCGGTGCCGTGTCCCTTGGTTTGCCGGGGCCGTGAAGATTAACGTCAGCCTCGTGCCGCCGATGGTCCTGCTCCCCGTCTTCCTGCATATCGCAGCTCTGCACTtcctgctggggctggtggTGCTGACATCGCTTCCCGCCGTGGTGCTGTGGTATTACTACCTCACCCACAGGAGGAAGGAGCGGactcttttcttcctgagcCTGGGACTGTTCTCCCTGGGCTACATGTACTATGTTTTCCTGCAGGAGGTGGTTCCTCGAGGCCACGTGGGGTATTCCCAAGTGGTACTTCTTACCTGTGGGCTAATTCTTATGCTTGTGGCTTTGTCGCGAGCCAAGAAAGACCCTGGCTACCTTCCCATCTCAACAAGTGTTGACAAGCCATCGCAGCAGGCTTTTCCCAGCAAGAGTGTTCGAGGGAGCTCCAATGGgctccatggagctgctgccGGTGGCCATTCTGTGAATGGGGAGACCAAAGGCTACTCCAGAGTGCTGGCTGAGGAGCGAGAAGGTGTGAAAATGGACTGGTGTGTCAAGTGCCAGCTGGTCAGGCCGGCCCGGGCAGGGCACTGCCGGCTGTGTGGCAGGTGTGTGAGGAGACTGGATCATCACTGTGTCTG gATTAACAGCTGTGTAGGGGAGCAGAACCACCAAGCATTCATCCTTGCACTGTTCTTCTTCATGCTCACCTCTCTGTATGGAATTATGCTGACTCTAGACACCATCTGTAGGGGACGAACCCCATTCACAGCATTGTTCTACTGCCCTGGGGCCTATTCTGACTACAG CATGTGCATGCTGTTCCAGTATGGCCAGAGATGGGCAGATAACTCACAGAAGACAAGCATCTGGTGCTTCTTCTCCAGCCTACCATTGTCTCTGAGAATCTTAG GTCCCTGA
- the ZDHHC23 gene encoding palmitoyltransferase ZDHHC23 isoform X1, which yields MEEPLCCCEYVDRRGERNHLAACCCDCEELDESCDRWLTCRSLPPGALERIADTVADRCRVPWFAGAVKINVSLVPPMVLLPVFLHIAALHFLLGLVVLTSLPAVVLWYYYLTHRRKERTLFFLSLGLFSLGYMYYVFLQEVVPRGHVGYSQVVLLTCGLILMLVALSRAKKDPGYLPISTSVDKPSQQAFPSKSVRGSSNGLHGAAAGGHSVNGETKGYSRVLAEEREGVKMDWCVKCQLVRPARAGHCRLCGRCVRRLDHHCVWINSCVGEQNHQAFILALFFFMLTSLYGIMLTLDTICRGRTPFTALFYCPGAYSDYSMCMLFQYGQRWADNSQKTSIWCFFSSLPLSLRILGKYLISLEILNTSVKAELK from the exons ATGGAGGAGCCGCTGTGCTGCTGCGAGTACGTGGACCGGAGGGGTGAGCGGAACCACCTGGCGGCGTGCTGCTGCGACTGCGAGGAGCTGGACGAGAGCTGCGACAG GTGGCTGACCTGCAGATCCCTGCCCCCAGGAGCGCTGGAGAGGATCGCCGACACCGTTGCGGACCGGTGCCGTGTCCCTTGGTTTGCCGGGGCCGTGAAGATTAACGTCAGCCTCGTGCCGCCGATGGTCCTGCTCCCCGTCTTCCTGCATATCGCAGCTCTGCACTtcctgctggggctggtggTGCTGACATCGCTTCCCGCCGTGGTGCTGTGGTATTACTACCTCACCCACAGGAGGAAGGAGCGGactcttttcttcctgagcCTGGGACTGTTCTCCCTGGGCTACATGTACTATGTTTTCCTGCAGGAGGTGGTTCCTCGAGGCCACGTGGGGTATTCCCAAGTGGTACTTCTTACCTGTGGGCTAATTCTTATGCTTGTGGCTTTGTCGCGAGCCAAGAAAGACCCTGGCTACCTTCCCATCTCAACAAGTGTTGACAAGCCATCGCAGCAGGCTTTTCCCAGCAAGAGTGTTCGAGGGAGCTCCAATGGgctccatggagctgctgccGGTGGCCATTCTGTGAATGGGGAGACCAAAGGCTACTCCAGAGTGCTGGCTGAGGAGCGAGAAGGTGTGAAAATGGACTGGTGTGTCAAGTGCCAGCTGGTCAGGCCGGCCCGGGCAGGGCACTGCCGGCTGTGTGGCAGGTGTGTGAGGAGACTGGATCATCACTGTGTCTG gATTAACAGCTGTGTAGGGGAGCAGAACCACCAAGCATTCATCCTTGCACTGTTCTTCTTCATGCTCACCTCTCTGTATGGAATTATGCTGACTCTAGACACCATCTGTAGGGGACGAACCCCATTCACAGCATTGTTCTACTGCCCTGGGGCCTATTCTGACTACAG CATGTGCATGCTGTTCCAGTATGGCCAGAGATGGGCAGATAACTCACAGAAGACAAGCATCTGGTGCTTCTTCTCCAGCCTACCATTGTCTCTGAGAATCTTAGGTAAGTACTTAATTTCCCTGGAAATTCTTAATACTTCTGTCAAAGCTGAGTTAAAATAA
- the ZDHHC23 gene encoding palmitoyltransferase ZDHHC23 isoform X5, which translates to MEEPLCCCEYVDRRGERNHLAACCCDCEELDESCDRWLTCRSLPPGALERIADTVADRCRVPWFAGAVKINVSLVPPMVLLPVFLHIAALHFLLGLVVLTSLPAVVLWYYYLTHRRKERTLFFLSLGLFSLGYMYYVFLQEVVPRGHVGYSQVVLLTCGLILMLVALSRAKKDPGYLPISTSVDKPSQQAFPSKSVRGSSNGLHGAAAGGHSVNGETKGYSRVLAEEREGVKMDWCVKCQLVRPARAGHCRLCGRCVRRLDHHCVWINSCVGEQNHQAFILALFFFMLTSLYGIMLTLDTICRGRTPFTALFYCPGAYSDYSFVTACPHQTPVLDQEASS; encoded by the exons ATGGAGGAGCCGCTGTGCTGCTGCGAGTACGTGGACCGGAGGGGTGAGCGGAACCACCTGGCGGCGTGCTGCTGCGACTGCGAGGAGCTGGACGAGAGCTGCGACAG GTGGCTGACCTGCAGATCCCTGCCCCCAGGAGCGCTGGAGAGGATCGCCGACACCGTTGCGGACCGGTGCCGTGTCCCTTGGTTTGCCGGGGCCGTGAAGATTAACGTCAGCCTCGTGCCGCCGATGGTCCTGCTCCCCGTCTTCCTGCATATCGCAGCTCTGCACTtcctgctggggctggtggTGCTGACATCGCTTCCCGCCGTGGTGCTGTGGTATTACTACCTCACCCACAGGAGGAAGGAGCGGactcttttcttcctgagcCTGGGACTGTTCTCCCTGGGCTACATGTACTATGTTTTCCTGCAGGAGGTGGTTCCTCGAGGCCACGTGGGGTATTCCCAAGTGGTACTTCTTACCTGTGGGCTAATTCTTATGCTTGTGGCTTTGTCGCGAGCCAAGAAAGACCCTGGCTACCTTCCCATCTCAACAAGTGTTGACAAGCCATCGCAGCAGGCTTTTCCCAGCAAGAGTGTTCGAGGGAGCTCCAATGGgctccatggagctgctgccGGTGGCCATTCTGTGAATGGGGAGACCAAAGGCTACTCCAGAGTGCTGGCTGAGGAGCGAGAAGGTGTGAAAATGGACTGGTGTGTCAAGTGCCAGCTGGTCAGGCCGGCCCGGGCAGGGCACTGCCGGCTGTGTGGCAGGTGTGTGAGGAGACTGGATCATCACTGTGTCTG gATTAACAGCTGTGTAGGGGAGCAGAACCACCAAGCATTCATCCTTGCACTGTTCTTCTTCATGCTCACCTCTCTGTATGGAATTATGCTGACTCTAGACACCATCTGTAGGGGACGAACCCCATTCACAGCATTGTTCTACTGCCCTGGGGCCTATTCTGACTACAG CTTTGTAACAGCCTGTCCACACCAGACCCCGGTGCTGGATCAAGAGGCATCATCCTAG
- the ZDHHC23 gene encoding palmitoyltransferase ZDHHC23 isoform X4, producing the protein MEEPLCCCEYVDRRGERNHLAACCCDCEELDESCDRWLTCRSLPPGALERIADTVADRCRVPWFAGAVKINVSLVPPMVLLPVFLHIAALHFLLGLVVLTSLPAVVLWYYYLTHRRKERTLFFLSLGLFSLGYMYYVFLQEVVPRGHVGYSQVVLLTCGLILMLVALSRAKKDPGYLPISTSVDKPSQQAFPSKSVRGSSNGLHGAAAGGHSVNGETKGYSRVLAEEREGVKMDWCVKCQLVRPARAGHCRLCGRCVRRLDHHCVWINSCVGEQNHQAFILALFFFMLTSLYGIMLTLDTICRGRTPFTALFYCPGAYSDYSMARDGQITHRRQASGASSPAYHCL; encoded by the exons ATGGAGGAGCCGCTGTGCTGCTGCGAGTACGTGGACCGGAGGGGTGAGCGGAACCACCTGGCGGCGTGCTGCTGCGACTGCGAGGAGCTGGACGAGAGCTGCGACAG GTGGCTGACCTGCAGATCCCTGCCCCCAGGAGCGCTGGAGAGGATCGCCGACACCGTTGCGGACCGGTGCCGTGTCCCTTGGTTTGCCGGGGCCGTGAAGATTAACGTCAGCCTCGTGCCGCCGATGGTCCTGCTCCCCGTCTTCCTGCATATCGCAGCTCTGCACTtcctgctggggctggtggTGCTGACATCGCTTCCCGCCGTGGTGCTGTGGTATTACTACCTCACCCACAGGAGGAAGGAGCGGactcttttcttcctgagcCTGGGACTGTTCTCCCTGGGCTACATGTACTATGTTTTCCTGCAGGAGGTGGTTCCTCGAGGCCACGTGGGGTATTCCCAAGTGGTACTTCTTACCTGTGGGCTAATTCTTATGCTTGTGGCTTTGTCGCGAGCCAAGAAAGACCCTGGCTACCTTCCCATCTCAACAAGTGTTGACAAGCCATCGCAGCAGGCTTTTCCCAGCAAGAGTGTTCGAGGGAGCTCCAATGGgctccatggagctgctgccGGTGGCCATTCTGTGAATGGGGAGACCAAAGGCTACTCCAGAGTGCTGGCTGAGGAGCGAGAAGGTGTGAAAATGGACTGGTGTGTCAAGTGCCAGCTGGTCAGGCCGGCCCGGGCAGGGCACTGCCGGCTGTGTGGCAGGTGTGTGAGGAGACTGGATCATCACTGTGTCTG gATTAACAGCTGTGTAGGGGAGCAGAACCACCAAGCATTCATCCTTGCACTGTTCTTCTTCATGCTCACCTCTCTGTATGGAATTATGCTGACTCTAGACACCATCTGTAGGGGACGAACCCCATTCACAGCATTGTTCTACTGCCCTGGGGCCTATTCTGACTACAG TATGGCCAGAGATGGGCAGATAACTCACAGAAGACAAGCATCTGGTGCTTCTTCTCCAGCCTACCATTGTCTCTGA
- the ZDHHC23 gene encoding palmitoyltransferase ZDHHC23 isoform X6, producing MEEPLCCCEYVDRRGERNHLAACCCDCEELDESCDRWLTCRSLPPGALERIADTVADRCRVPWFAGAVKINVSLVPPMVLLPVFLHIAALHFLLGLVVLTSLPAVVLWYYYLTHRRKERTLFFLSLGLFSLGYMYYVFLQEVVPRGHVGYSQVVLLTCGLILMLVALSRAKKDPGYLPISTSVDKPSQQAFPSKSVRGSSNGLHGAAAGGHSVNGETKGYSRVLAEEREGVKMDWCVKCQLVRPARAGHCRLCGRCVRRLDHHCVWINSCVGEQNHQAFILALFFFMLTSLYGIMLTLDTICRGRTPFTALFYCPGAYSDYRISAIGCQT from the exons ATGGAGGAGCCGCTGTGCTGCTGCGAGTACGTGGACCGGAGGGGTGAGCGGAACCACCTGGCGGCGTGCTGCTGCGACTGCGAGGAGCTGGACGAGAGCTGCGACAG GTGGCTGACCTGCAGATCCCTGCCCCCAGGAGCGCTGGAGAGGATCGCCGACACCGTTGCGGACCGGTGCCGTGTCCCTTGGTTTGCCGGGGCCGTGAAGATTAACGTCAGCCTCGTGCCGCCGATGGTCCTGCTCCCCGTCTTCCTGCATATCGCAGCTCTGCACTtcctgctggggctggtggTGCTGACATCGCTTCCCGCCGTGGTGCTGTGGTATTACTACCTCACCCACAGGAGGAAGGAGCGGactcttttcttcctgagcCTGGGACTGTTCTCCCTGGGCTACATGTACTATGTTTTCCTGCAGGAGGTGGTTCCTCGAGGCCACGTGGGGTATTCCCAAGTGGTACTTCTTACCTGTGGGCTAATTCTTATGCTTGTGGCTTTGTCGCGAGCCAAGAAAGACCCTGGCTACCTTCCCATCTCAACAAGTGTTGACAAGCCATCGCAGCAGGCTTTTCCCAGCAAGAGTGTTCGAGGGAGCTCCAATGGgctccatggagctgctgccGGTGGCCATTCTGTGAATGGGGAGACCAAAGGCTACTCCAGAGTGCTGGCTGAGGAGCGAGAAGGTGTGAAAATGGACTGGTGTGTCAAGTGCCAGCTGGTCAGGCCGGCCCGGGCAGGGCACTGCCGGCTGTGTGGCAGGTGTGTGAGGAGACTGGATCATCACTGTGTCTG gATTAACAGCTGTGTAGGGGAGCAGAACCACCAAGCATTCATCCTTGCACTGTTCTTCTTCATGCTCACCTCTCTGTATGGAATTATGCTGACTCTAGACACCATCTGTAGGGGACGAACCCCATTCACAGCATTGTTCTACTGCCCTGGGGCCTATTCTGACTACAG GATCAGTGCTATTGGCTGTCAGACCTGA